A stretch of Fundicoccus culcitae DNA encodes these proteins:
- a CDS encoding phosphoribosylanthranilate isomerase, with the protein MAESYYTLFNEFLKICKQLNSINITPTLMGSLGLQYLTDENWIPSDIDIHVEGDPRGWEAPDEDRIYNWDAILTLMLNLGYELVGIHEHEFHNKGISVEYGAVNTLPEFAKVELNDLSLIEESGVKFYLPTLRQYLNIYQASSKDSYRNDNNNFKDFRKIEYLIKQLKIDGESVS; encoded by the coding sequence ATGGCAGAGTCATATTATACGTTATTTAATGAGTTTCTAAAAATATGTAAACAACTCAATTCTATCAACATTACTCCTACATTAATGGGTTCCCTTGGATTGCAATATCTCACAGATGAAAATTGGATCCCATCAGACATTGACATCCATGTTGAAGGAGATCCAAGGGGTTGGGAGGCACCAGATGAGGATAGGATTTATAATTGGGACGCAATACTTACCCTTATGTTAAATTTAGGCTATGAATTAGTTGGTATTCATGAACATGAATTCCATAACAAAGGCATAAGTGTTGAATATGGAGCAGTTAATACTTTACCTGAGTTTGCAAAGGTTGAACTCAATGATTTAAGCTTGATAGAAGAGTCTGGAGTGAAGTTTTATTTACCTACATTAAGACAATATCTTAATATTTATCAGGCATCTTCAAAAGATTCATATCGCAATGATAATAACAATTTCAAGGATTTTCGCAAAATAGAATATTTAATAAAGCAATTAAAAATAGATGGAGAGAGTGTAAGTTAA
- a CDS encoding DUF4238 domain-containing protein, with protein sequence MTTVKQHYVSQFYLKKFSVSSNHLIDAFLKPQNKFINTNAKNICYRKYFYDPDDVTKFNKWIIEQASRYNLSIPNERLAHGQYIESEFLTALEKTTSNCLNKILESSNGIILQDDRFRVCIMMFFVNLHARSPYLRDKYESFFDQRREAYKKFPQHIQDEFNHVLEKSSKEQQISEIIDMRYYFDGIIQRSKYEWSLAVLNEDNTFFIGDNFTYLNNLKELCIPISLDKAILIRPKNPNQRKRYPEKTNKKYLTKLNERSYFICSTFQDANSEVLVGDKDSISKYMKIQNGLEV encoded by the coding sequence ATGACAACAGTTAAGCAGCACTATGTATCACAATTTTATTTGAAGAAATTTTCCGTATCTTCAAATCATCTTATAGATGCATTTTTAAAACCACAAAATAAATTTATTAATACTAATGCAAAAAATATATGCTATAGAAAATATTTTTATGATCCTGATGATGTTACAAAGTTTAATAAATGGATTATTGAACAAGCTTCAAGATATAATCTTTCAATCCCCAATGAGCGTTTAGCTCACGGCCAATATATTGAGTCCGAATTTTTAACTGCTCTTGAAAAAACTACATCGAACTGCTTAAATAAAATTTTAGAATCATCAAATGGTATTATTTTACAGGATGATAGATTTAGAGTGTGTATAATGATGTTTTTTGTAAATTTACACGCGAGATCACCCTATCTTAGAGATAAATATGAAAGCTTTTTTGATCAACGAAGAGAAGCTTATAAAAAATTTCCACAACATATTCAGGATGAATTTAATCATGTGCTAGAAAAATCATCCAAAGAACAGCAAATCTCTGAAATAATAGATATGAGATACTACTTTGATGGTATTATCCAAAGATCAAAATATGAATGGAGCCTAGCTGTGTTAAATGAAGACAACACATTTTTTATTGGAGATAACTTTACCTATTTAAATAACCTGAAAGAATTATGTATTCCTATATCCCTAGATAAAGCGATTTTAATAAGGCCTAAAAATCCAAATCAAAGAAAACGGTATCCTGAAAAGACGAATAAGAAATATTTGACTAAACTAAATGAAAGATCCTATTTTATTTGCTCTACTTTTCAAGATGCTAATAGTGAGGTTCTTGTTGGAGATAAAGATTCAATTAGTAAATATATGAAGATACAAAATGGGCTAGAAGTTTAA
- a CDS encoding recombinase family protein, producing MFNKAIKNRWRECKLINNANNHEGIISREQFQAVQEEKARRSNVVQQGNEVKRAGKKYSSMTDSN from the coding sequence ATATTTAATAAAGCAATTAAAAATAGATGGAGAGAGTGTAAGTTAATCAATAACGCTAATAATCATGAGGGGATTATCAGCCGCGAACAGTTTCAAGCTGTCCAAGAAGAAAAAGCCAGACGAAGCAATGTCGTCCAGCAAGGCAATGAAGTGAAACGGGCTGGGAAGAAATATAGTTCTATGACAGACTCTAATTAA
- the arsB gene encoding ACR3 family arsenite efflux transporter, producing the protein MKETALKEKVSNKANGIGLWERYLSLWVALSMIIGVALGQFVPAIPNSLSQFEYYNVSIPTAILIWLMIFPMMLKIDFSSIVNATKKPKGLILTTVVNWLIKPFTMYGISAFFFLVVFRPFLSPELANEYIAGAILLGAAPCTAMVFVWSELTKGDPAYTLLQVSINDIIVLFLYAPIVAFLLGIGNVSVPMGTLLISIFVFIVIPLALGIIVRKYVVKQKGDDYFEKDFVNKFDGTTRIGLLLTLVIIFSFQGERILSNPFHILLIAIPLIIQNIVIFFLGYGGAKACKLPFSIAAPAAMVGTSNFFELAVAVSIALFGLNSGATLATVVGVLIEVPTMLLLVRFANKTQHWFDGYEY; encoded by the coding sequence ATGAAAGAAACAGCTTTAAAAGAAAAAGTATCGAATAAAGCAAATGGGATTGGACTTTGGGAACGTTATTTAAGTTTATGGGTTGCTTTATCAATGATTATAGGTGTAGCGCTAGGGCAATTTGTTCCTGCAATTCCTAATTCCTTAAGTCAATTTGAGTACTATAATGTATCGATTCCAACAGCTATTTTAATATGGTTAATGATTTTTCCAATGATGTTAAAAATTGATTTTAGCAGTATTGTAAATGCAACAAAAAAACCCAAAGGATTAATCTTAACTACCGTAGTAAACTGGTTAATTAAACCATTTACCATGTATGGAATTTCCGCCTTTTTCTTTTTGGTAGTATTTAGACCGTTTTTAAGTCCAGAACTAGCCAATGAATACATAGCTGGTGCGATTCTTTTAGGGGCAGCTCCTTGTACGGCTATGGTATTTGTATGGAGTGAACTAACAAAAGGTGATCCAGCATACACCTTATTGCAAGTATCTATCAATGATATTATTGTTCTCTTTTTATATGCTCCAATCGTTGCATTCTTATTAGGAATAGGTAATGTTTCTGTACCGATGGGTACACTGTTAATTTCCATTTTTGTATTCATTGTAATCCCTTTGGCTCTAGGAATTATTGTTCGAAAATACGTGGTAAAACAAAAAGGTGACGATTATTTTGAAAAAGATTTTGTGAATAAATTTGATGGGACCACACGGATTGGTTTACTACTAACTTTAGTTATTATCTTTTCATTCCAAGGAGAACGAATTCTAAGTAATCCATTCCATATTTTATTAATTGCTATTCCACTAATCATTCAAAATATTGTCATATTTTTCCTCGGATACGGTGGAGCTAAAGCGTGTAAACTACCATTCTCAATAGCAGCACCCGCAGCCATGGTTGGAACGAGTAACTTTTTTGAACTTGCTGTAGCTGTTTCAATTGCATTGTTTGGATTAAATTCTGGTGCAACTTTAGCAACCGTTGTCGGTGTGTTGATAGAGGTTCCTACGATGTTACTATTGGTCAGATTTGCAAACAAAACACAACATTGGTTTGATGGTTACGAATATTAA
- the arsD gene encoding arsenite efflux transporter metallochaperone ArsD produces MKKLAIYEPALCCSTGVCGPSVDEDLLRITGVMKQVKEEDDVMMIRYNLASNPNSFVRNQNVIDTMQNEGQDSLPITVLDGEIVKIGAYPTNEEISEYLGIQLVKEAIQ; encoded by the coding sequence ATGAAAAAGTTAGCCATTTATGAACCTGCCCTATGCTGTAGTACCGGAGTTTGTGGACCTTCAGTGGACGAGGATTTACTACGTATTACGGGTGTGATGAAACAAGTGAAAGAAGAAGACGATGTGATGATGATCCGTTACAATCTTGCTTCCAATCCTAATTCGTTTGTACGAAATCAAAACGTCATAGACACTATGCAAAATGAAGGACAAGACTCTCTTCCAATTACTGTATTAGATGGAGAAATTGTTAAAATAGGTGCTTATCCAACGAATGAAGAAATTAGTGAATATTTAGGTATTCAACTGGTTAAAGAAGCGATTCAATAA
- the arsD gene encoding arsenite efflux transporter metallochaperone ArsD, producing MNKLEIFEPVMCCSSGGCGSSVDENQMLITSVINALNTIDGYQAYQYNLTDNPMQFVSNETVSTILQKENTAALPITVLNGKVKKAGAYPTLDEISEYTGVRFMVTDQSGESDCGSTGCC from the coding sequence ATGAACAAATTAGAGATATTTGAACCCGTTATGTGCTGCAGTAGTGGAGGTTGTGGCTCATCAGTGGATGAAAATCAAATGCTAATTACATCTGTCATCAATGCATTAAATACTATTGATGGATATCAAGCTTATCAATATAATTTGACTGACAATCCTATGCAATTTGTAAGTAATGAAACCGTTAGTACTATCTTACAGAAAGAGAATACTGCTGCTTTGCCAATCACAGTATTGAATGGCAAAGTGAAGAAAGCTGGAGCTTATCCAACTCTTGATGAAATTTCTGAATATACTGGTGTACGTTTTATGGTAACAGACCAATCTGGTGAGAGTGATTGTGGTTCCACTGGATGTTGTTAA
- the arsA gene encoding arsenical pump-driving ATPase: MEIFNPKEHIDTKYLFYTGKGGVGKTTAASATAIQLANDGFKVVLVSTDPASNLQDVFERELDDNGTEIEEIPGLTVANFDPVSAAEEYKESIVGPYRGILPDAAVQNMEEQLSGSCTTEVASFDQFAKFLTSPDISDQYDYIIFDTAPTGHTLRLLQLPSAWTNFFDENTTGTSCMGQLSGLDEERESYSLAVETLANAEMTTLLLVTRPQEGPLVEANRASEELRALGVENQKLIVNGLLENPTDTISQTYYDIQQESLKQMPENLKNLPTFEIPLRPYNLASIESIGLLLSEEQPEISHEEVQEQEYPRLQTVIDDLHNTNKRVVFTMGKGGVGKTTIAASIAKGLVEKGKKVHLTTTDPAAHLNYIVHESDTLGVSHIDEKKELELYQNEVLAKARESMSEEDLAYVEEDLNSPCTEEIAVFRKFAEIVSMTEADVVVIDTAPTGHTLLLLESSQSYAQEVERTSGEVPESITRLLPILQDHNQTEVVMVTLPENTPVYESIRLQEDLDRAGIAHTWWVVNNSLLSTGTTNETLLARAKSEEEWIQRVDGLSNGHFAVIDWSPIELKEDVLATII, translated from the coding sequence ATGGAAATTTTTAATCCAAAAGAACATATTGACACAAAGTATTTATTCTATACAGGTAAAGGTGGCGTTGGGAAAACAACGGCCGCTAGTGCAACAGCCATTCAATTAGCGAATGATGGTTTCAAAGTTGTCTTGGTGAGTACAGACCCTGCCAGTAATTTACAAGATGTTTTTGAACGAGAATTAGATGATAACGGAACAGAAATTGAAGAAATTCCTGGTTTAACAGTCGCTAACTTTGATCCAGTCAGTGCTGCAGAAGAATATAAAGAATCCATTGTGGGTCCTTATCGTGGAATTCTGCCAGACGCTGCAGTTCAAAATATGGAAGAACAATTAAGTGGTTCCTGTACGACAGAAGTTGCTTCTTTTGATCAGTTCGCAAAATTTTTAACGAGCCCTGATATATCTGATCAATACGACTATATCATTTTTGATACAGCACCTACCGGCCATACATTGAGACTCTTACAACTGCCTTCTGCTTGGACAAACTTCTTTGATGAAAATACAACTGGCACAAGCTGTATGGGTCAATTATCTGGTTTAGATGAAGAGAGAGAAAGTTATAGTTTGGCAGTAGAAACACTTGCTAATGCTGAAATGACAACTTTACTTCTCGTGACTCGTCCACAAGAAGGACCATTAGTCGAAGCCAATCGTGCGTCCGAAGAATTACGAGCATTAGGGGTTGAAAACCAAAAATTGATTGTGAATGGTCTTTTAGAAAATCCAACAGATACGATTTCTCAAACATACTATGACATTCAACAAGAGTCATTAAAGCAAATGCCTGAAAATCTTAAAAACTTGCCTACTTTTGAAATTCCATTAAGACCATATAATCTAGCAAGTATCGAAAGTATCGGTTTATTACTTAGTGAAGAACAACCTGAAATCAGTCATGAAGAAGTGCAGGAACAGGAATACCCACGCTTACAAACTGTTATCGATGATTTACACAACACAAACAAACGAGTCGTCTTTACAATGGGTAAAGGTGGCGTTGGGAAAACAACCATCGCAGCCAGCATTGCGAAAGGCCTTGTAGAAAAAGGTAAAAAAGTTCATTTAACAACGACCGATCCTGCAGCTCACTTAAATTATATTGTGCATGAATCAGATACTCTTGGGGTTAGCCATATTGATGAGAAAAAAGAGTTAGAGCTTTACCAAAATGAAGTTTTAGCTAAAGCGCGTGAATCAATGTCGGAAGAGGATTTAGCTTATGTAGAAGAAGATCTAAACTCACCTTGTACAGAAGAAATTGCGGTATTCAGAAAATTTGCTGAAATTGTTTCGATGACGGAAGCAGATGTGGTGGTTATTGATACTGCGCCTACGGGACACACACTTTTACTTTTAGAATCTTCTCAAAGTTACGCCCAAGAGGTGGAGCGAACTTCTGGAGAAGTACCAGAATCAATTACCCGACTCCTGCCTATTTTACAAGATCACAACCAAACAGAAGTGGTCATGGTGACATTACCTGAAAATACACCTGTCTATGAATCCATTCGTCTGCAAGAAGATTTAGACCGCGCAGGGATTGCGCATACTTGGTGGGTGGTTAATAACAGTTTATTATCAACAGGGACTACAAATGAAACATTGTTAGCTCGCGCAAAATCGGAAGAAGAATGGATCCAACGTGTCGATGGATTATCAAATGGGCATTTTGCGGTCATCGACTGGAGTCCTATTGAGTTAAAAGAGGATGTTCTTGCTACAATTATTTAA
- a CDS encoding ArsR/SmtB family transcription factor encodes MNYELFAEKMKALSDPNRVKILDLLSCDTLCACDLLEHFDFTQPTLSHHIKVLRDADLIVTEKIGTWHHYSVNRELSTEITEILQSVFSSSERCICHTTINEKEDQYEKVSHL; translated from the coding sequence ATGAATTATGAATTATTTGCTGAAAAAATGAAAGCTTTATCTGATCCAAACCGAGTAAAGATACTCGATTTACTATCCTGCGATACTTTATGTGCCTGTGATTTGCTCGAACACTTTGATTTTACTCAACCAACTCTCTCCCATCATATAAAAGTATTAAGAGATGCGGATTTAATTGTTACAGAAAAAATAGGAACTTGGCATCATTATTCGGTGAATCGGGAATTATCTACCGAGATAACAGAAATCCTTCAAAGTGTTTTCTCAAGTTCTGAAAGATGTATTTGTCATACAACAATAAATGAAAAGGAAGATCAATATGAAAAAGTTAGCCATTTATGA
- a CDS encoding rhodanese-like domain-containing protein, translating into MKEINYTDIQGGRLIDIRSQYAFQAGHAKGSLNLNPSNFKKYLQDFLTSDQSIIIIAGQDNLTDIDALSEYLQEIGYVHIKGYLLAENIPAEKLEILETIPANDFLNLSDNYILLDVRQPAEITRPAPKQNLMNIPFEELPHSLASLDNHIDIYTLCGSGNRSTAAASYLLSKGFQTKVIEGGMKAIQEAQV; encoded by the coding sequence ATGAAAGAAATTAACTATACTGATATTCAAGGTGGTAGACTTATTGATATTCGCTCACAATACGCTTTTCAAGCGGGTCATGCAAAAGGATCTCTAAATTTAAACCCTAGTAACTTCAAGAAATACCTTCAAGATTTCTTGACATCCGATCAATCTATAATAATTATTGCAGGACAAGATAATTTAACTGATATTGACGCCTTATCGGAATATCTTCAAGAAATCGGATATGTTCATATAAAAGGTTATCTTCTAGCAGAGAACATCCCAGCCGAAAAATTAGAAATCCTTGAAACAATTCCTGCGAATGATTTTCTCAATTTATCTGATAACTATATCTTATTGGATGTGAGACAGCCCGCTGAAATTACCCGCCCTGCACCTAAGCAAAATTTAATGAATATACCTTTTGAAGAATTGCCTCATAGTCTCGCATCGCTTGATAATCATATAGACATCTATACATTGTGTGGATCAGGCAATCGCAGTACGGCTGCTGCTTCTTATCTCCTTAGTAAAGGATTTCAAACTAAAGTCATTGAAGGTGGCATGAAGGCAATTCAAGAAGCACAAGTATAA
- a CDS encoding rhodanese-like domain-containing protein codes for MKKIFYEDINNQQLVDVRTQHGYQEGHIKNSLNLNPSNFKTYATYYLDVNQPVIFIVASEDEAQLAELSGVAGELGFTQNNGYLLIEEVPEENLQTTETTPAEDFLNKSDDFILLDVRHPDEITRPAPEKNLVNIPFEDLVNDYQSLDTSKQIFTLCGSGNRSTAAASFLESKGLNPKVIEGGMKAIQEIGK; via the coding sequence ATGAAGAAAATATTTTACGAGGACATTAATAACCAACAACTGGTTGATGTTCGAACTCAACATGGGTACCAAGAGGGACATATTAAAAACTCTCTCAATCTTAACCCAAGTAACTTTAAAACGTATGCAACTTATTATCTCGATGTAAATCAACCAGTTATTTTTATCGTTGCTTCTGAGGACGAAGCTCAACTAGCAGAACTATCTGGGGTAGCTGGTGAATTAGGTTTTACTCAAAACAATGGCTATCTTTTGATAGAGGAAGTACCCGAAGAAAACTTACAAACAACGGAAACCACCCCTGCTGAAGATTTCCTGAATAAATCAGATGATTTTATATTACTTGACGTTAGACATCCAGACGAAATTACACGCCCAGCACCTGAGAAGAATTTGGTCAATATTCCATTTGAAGATTTAGTTAATGATTATCAATCACTGGATACGAGCAAACAAATTTTCACGCTTTGTGGATCTGGTAACCGAAGTACTGCAGCGGCTTCTTTCCTTGAATCAAAAGGATTAAATCCTAAAGTTATTGAAGGCGGAATGAAAGCCATTCAAGAAATTGGTAAATAA
- a CDS encoding recombinase family protein: MDLKDSMYYIPARHQPKRKRVAIYARVSSNTKDQLRSLANQVSALTQKVSLVEDWRLVDIYIDVASAKEKLKREEFNRLIVDCRNKKVTIVLTKSVSRFGRDTIEALETVRLLKELKVRIIFDQEDIDTASEDSELLLTIYESLAQADNESRSQNIKLGHRYRAMDGTSKLYHRKCYGYDHDKEGLLIVNEEQAVVVRQIFAWYLEGNSIVGLIKLLEENHIPSPRGKAKWSKRALETMLSNEKYIGKVHLFKNNEYEDSYLIEDNHTAIISKYVFEKVQSEKSRRSNVIRTGNGLERKNSKYSSKA, translated from the coding sequence ATGGATTTAAAGGACAGCATGTATTATATTCCAGCGAGGCATCAACCGAAACGGAAGCGAGTGGCTATTTATGCGCGTGTAAGCTCTAATACAAAAGATCAGTTACGAAGCCTAGCTAATCAAGTTTCGGCCTTAACTCAGAAAGTTTCCTTAGTGGAGGATTGGCGGTTAGTTGATATCTATATTGATGTAGCCTCAGCCAAAGAAAAATTAAAGCGGGAAGAGTTTAACCGTCTCATTGTTGATTGTCGTAATAAAAAAGTAACTATCGTTCTCACTAAGAGTGTGAGTCGTTTTGGTCGAGATACGATTGAAGCATTAGAGACAGTAAGATTACTCAAGGAATTAAAAGTTCGAATAATCTTTGATCAAGAAGACATTGACACTGCCAGTGAAGATAGTGAGTTACTGTTAACAATTTATGAATCTTTAGCTCAAGCTGACAATGAGTCCCGCAGTCAGAATATCAAATTAGGGCACAGATACAGAGCGATGGATGGAACATCAAAACTCTATCATCGAAAATGTTATGGTTATGATCATGATAAAGAGGGGTTGTTAATCGTTAATGAAGAGCAAGCCGTAGTTGTTAGACAGATTTTTGCTTGGTATCTTGAGGGGAACAGTATTGTAGGCTTAATTAAATTACTTGAAGAAAACCATATTCCCTCACCACGAGGAAAAGCAAAATGGTCTAAACGTGCGCTCGAAACCATGTTGAGTAATGAAAAGTACATTGGAAAAGTCCACTTGTTTAAAAACAATGAATATGAAGACAGCTATCTTATTGAGGATAACCATACAGCCATTATTTCTAAGTATGTATTTGAAAAAGTTCAGAGTGAGAAGTCTAGGCGGAGTAATGTAATAAGGACGGGAAATGGGCTTGAGCGGAAGAATAGTAAGTATAGTTCGAAAGCTTAA
- the rlmD gene encoding 23S rRNA (uracil(1939)-C(5))-methyltransferase RlmD, translating to MQKKIYPTEVLDVTINYLDDQGRGIVNYVHAPDKGSNGKHLKIVVGKVVAGDKVRVTIPNAKGRRMAVVEYDELLEAGPSRINDDSILVNEAGGTPLQFMEYAYQLEFKQELVQRYLVEKGFDKELVQPIIGMENPYRYRNKMELTFGANGELGMHRQGNFRQIIDMEDSMLAPEEMVAVKQVVSQWQKDFALSGYNKDTKEGLLRNLMMRKSFATGELMVVIFATEKAEALKEAADDLTERLSRQFENLASLIWVLNRNIADRTQSEEEMVLFGRDYINDELHGYHYRIWHDTFFQANPVQAEKLVELALEFADVNKDMRTLDLFCGVGTFSLPFAARSKELAGIEIVESSILSARRNAEDNGLDNTFFMVSDARSGLKELKEVWGQPDLLLLDPPRSGAGGKVMRSIGRFGTEKVVYVSCNPKSLAEDLVWLREFGYELKVVQPVDQFPHTVHVETVVLMQKVKG from the coding sequence ATGCAGAAAAAAATATATCCAACAGAAGTTTTGGATGTGACGATTAATTATTTGGATGATCAAGGACGTGGAATAGTCAATTATGTTCATGCACCAGATAAAGGCTCCAACGGGAAACATTTGAAAATTGTAGTCGGGAAGGTGGTAGCTGGCGATAAAGTACGGGTGACGATACCGAATGCCAAGGGGCGACGGATGGCTGTCGTGGAATATGATGAATTGTTAGAAGCAGGACCGAGTCGGATTAATGATGATAGTATCTTAGTTAATGAAGCCGGTGGGACACCCTTACAGTTTATGGAATATGCGTATCAACTAGAATTTAAGCAAGAGTTGGTGCAGAGGTATTTAGTTGAAAAGGGGTTTGACAAGGAATTAGTGCAACCGATTATTGGGATGGAAAATCCGTATCGCTATCGCAATAAGATGGAGTTGACGTTTGGGGCAAATGGGGAATTGGGGATGCATCGCCAAGGAAATTTTCGCCAAATTATTGATATGGAAGACTCGATGTTGGCACCCGAAGAGATGGTGGCGGTTAAGCAGGTTGTGAGTCAGTGGCAAAAAGACTTTGCGTTGAGTGGTTATAATAAGGACACTAAGGAAGGTTTGTTGCGGAATTTAATGATGCGCAAGTCCTTTGCGACAGGTGAGTTGATGGTTGTGATTTTTGCAACTGAAAAAGCCGAAGCTTTGAAAGAGGCTGCGGATGATTTAACTGAGCGCTTGAGCAGGCAATTTGAAAATCTAGCTAGTTTGATTTGGGTTTTAAATCGCAATATTGCAGATAGAACGCAGTCTGAAGAAGAGATGGTTTTGTTTGGTCGCGATTATATTAATGATGAATTGCATGGGTATCACTATCGAATTTGGCATGATACTTTTTTTCAAGCTAATCCAGTGCAAGCTGAGAAGCTAGTGGAGTTGGCATTAGAATTTGCGGATGTAAACAAAGACATGCGTACATTGGATTTGTTTTGTGGGGTTGGGACATTCTCTTTGCCTTTTGCAGCGCGGTCTAAAGAATTAGCGGGGATTGAGATTGTTGAATCTTCCATATTGTCAGCTAGACGAAATGCAGAAGATAACGGTTTGGATAATACGTTTTTTATGGTTAGTGATGCACGTAGTGGCTTAAAAGAGTTGAAAGAAGTCTGGGGTCAACCAGACTTGTTGTTACTTGATCCACCCAGGAGTGGTGCTGGTGGTAAAGTGATGCGGAGTATTGGGCGATTTGGAACAGAGAAGGTTGTCTATGTGTCATGTAATCCAAAGAGCTTGGCGGAGGATTTGGTTTGGTTGCGTGAGTTTGGGTATGAGTTAAAGGTTGTGCAGCCGGTGGATCAATTTCCTCATACGGTGCATGTTGAGACGGTAGTATTGATGCAAAAGGTAAAAGGGTAA